A genomic stretch from Eubacterium sulci ATCC 35585 includes:
- a CDS encoding seryl-tRNA synthetase, with product MLDIKKIREDYEGVKSRVEFRGKGDFGISKVKELDEKRRSLLADVEVKKNKQNTVSREIPKLKKAGEDTTEIMAEMKVLSDEIKALDAELSEIEAELKSALLNVPNTPYKDVQFGNDDSDNVEIRKFMEPKEFDFEPKAHWDIGEDLDILDFGRASKISGTRFTVYKGLGARLERACIQFMLDLHTMEQPYTEILPPFMVNRDAMTGTGQLPKFEEDMFYIPQKDFFLIPTAEVPVTNLRANEIMDEAELPVYYTAYTPCFRAEAGSAGRDTRGLIRQHQFNKVELVKFVDPETSYDELEKLTADAEEVLKRLGIPYRVVRLSSGDLGFSSAMTYDIEVWMPSYGRYVEISSCSNFEDYQARRANIRFRRGKEKPEFVHTLNGSGLAVGRTVAAIMENFQQADGSIVIPEALRKYMGVDVIKK from the coding sequence ATGCTAGATATTAAGAAGATAAGAGAAGATTACGAAGGTGTTAAGAGCCGCGTCGAGTTTAGAGGTAAGGGTGACTTTGGAATCTCAAAGGTCAAGGAACTAGATGAGAAGAGAAGAAGCCTCCTAGCTGATGTTGAGGTAAAGAAGAATAAGCAGAACACAGTTTCAAGAGAGATTCCTAAGCTAAAGAAGGCTGGTGAGGACACAACCGAAATCATGGCTGAGATGAAGGTTCTTTCAGATGAGATCAAAGCTCTTGATGCTGAACTTTCAGAAATCGAAGCTGAGCTAAAAAGCGCTCTACTAAACGTTCCAAACACTCCATATAAGGATGTTCAGTTCGGAAACGATGACAGTGATAATGTAGAGATTAGAAAGTTTATGGAGCCTAAGGAATTCGATTTTGAGCCTAAGGCACACTGGGATATAGGTGAGGATCTAGATATTCTAGACTTTGGTCGCGCAAGTAAAATCAGTGGAACAAGATTCACTGTTTACAAGGGTCTTGGCGCTAGACTTGAGAGAGCGTGTATTCAGTTCATGCTTGACCTTCACACAATGGAGCAGCCATATACGGAGATTCTTCCTCCTTTCATGGTAAATAGAGATGCGATGACAGGAACAGGACAGCTTCCTAAGTTTGAGGAGGATATGTTCTACATTCCGCAGAAGGACTTCTTCCTAATTCCGACTGCAGAGGTTCCGGTTACAAACCTAAGAGCAAACGAAATAATGGACGAGGCAGAGCTTCCAGTTTACTACACAGCGTACACACCTTGCTTTAGAGCTGAGGCGGGTTCTGCAGGTAGAGATACTAGAGGTCTTATACGCCAGCACCAGTTCAACAAGGTTGAGCTCGTTAAGTTCGTAGATCCAGAGACTTCTTACGACGAGCTAGAGAAGCTTACTGCTGATGCAGAGGAAGTTCTAAAGCGTCTTGGAATCCCATATAGAGTTGTAAGACTAAGCTCAGGAGACCTAGGTTTCTCATCAGCTATGACATACGATATTGAGGTTTGGATGCCAAGCTACGGAAGATATGTTGAGATTTCTTCATGCAGTAACTTTGAGGATTACCAGGCAAGACGTGCGAATATCAGATTCCGCAGAGGAAAGGAAAAACCAGAGTTCGTTCATACTTTGAACGGTTCAGGTCTTGCAGTCGGAAGAACCGTAGCAGCTATCATGGAGAATTTCCAGCAGGCTGACGGAAGCATTGTAATACCGGAAGCATTGAGAAAATACATGGGCGTTGATGTTATCAAAAAATAG
- a CDS encoding glutamine synthetase, with protein MLGFDVDKMLFTIPKGEHSKENIIKVLNAHPEVQFVSLVGIDIGGHDTDEKIPVELFIKDMDKLLEHGVQTDGSSVALPHIAVLNNAKVDIIPDLDCNWYVDYNFRNIDRKLELPVGTLRIPSYLLHNENFECGSRVMLRDALKHFKSELKKSLIEHPYVFDYIDGADSMDDIEEFVITSATELEFWVKTPDDKGDREQLFTAQVLKEQYWKRTYGEVRTALEETLMILDKYGFGVEMGHKEVGGVKAQMGNSGHYDHVMEQLEIDWAYTDAMQAADNENHVKYIVRDIFTLHGLDVTFMAKPFDGVAGSGEHTHLGLAAKLKNGKMTSVFAPKDMRAEFLNPIGYGALMGLLKNYEVVNPFVSSSIDSLKRLKPGYEAPVCIVTSLGRSPMEPSRNRTVLVGLIRDMNNPLATRFELRAPNPKSNTYLVLAASHMAMIDGIKHVLDAEKTPAELEKSISKAYGDEDFYLDTDREYRSEKEVFEDYTEEERAKLFGHAPATVWENMQAFDHYPEKLEIFKAGDVMKQKVLDSYREQVISQWKTELHDRVIPQNMALIRSCVKLHSDDDFSDFDVKNWIEIDKLRHELGKDTITEKSILTRAKDALDDGNYSEASEMQKLIQKKVATLISLYTRYKKNIL; from the coding sequence ATGCTGGGATTCGATGTAGATAAAATGCTCTTTACGATCCCAAAGGGCGAACACTCAAAGGAAAATATTATTAAGGTTTTGAATGCCCATCCTGAGGTTCAATTCGTATCACTTGTAGGTATCGATATCGGTGGACACGATACAGACGAGAAGATACCCGTAGAGCTTTTCATAAAGGACATGGACAAGCTGCTAGAGCACGGAGTTCAGACTGATGGTTCATCGGTAGCGCTTCCGCACATAGCAGTGCTAAACAACGCAAAGGTCGATATTATTCCTGACCTAGATTGCAACTGGTACGTAGACTATAACTTCAGAAACATCGATAGAAAGCTAGAGCTTCCTGTCGGAACTCTGAGAATTCCATCCTACCTCTTGCACAACGAGAATTTCGAGTGCGGATCAAGAGTAATGCTTAGAGATGCACTAAAGCATTTTAAATCAGAACTTAAGAAGTCTTTAATTGAGCATCCATATGTATTTGATTACATTGATGGTGCAGATAGCATGGATGATATCGAGGAATTCGTAATAACAAGTGCAACTGAGCTAGAGTTTTGGGTAAAGACGCCAGACGATAAGGGCGATAGAGAGCAGCTCTTTACTGCTCAGGTACTCAAGGAGCAGTACTGGAAGAGAACCTACGGCGAGGTCAGAACTGCGCTTGAGGAAACTTTGATGATTCTAGATAAGTATGGCTTTGGAGTAGAGATGGGACATAAGGAGGTCGGAGGAGTTAAGGCTCAGATGGGTAACTCCGGTCACTACGACCACGTTATGGAGCAGCTAGAGATTGACTGGGCATATACAGATGCTATGCAGGCTGCAGATAATGAAAACCATGTTAAGTATATTGTTAGAGATATTTTTACCTTGCATGGACTTGATGTAACCTTCATGGCTAAACCTTTTGATGGAGTGGCAGGAAGCGGTGAACATACTCACCTAGGACTTGCAGCAAAGCTAAAGAATGGTAAGATGACAAGTGTATTCGCACCTAAGGATATGAGGGCTGAGTTCCTAAATCCTATCGGATACGGCGCTTTGATGGGTCTGCTAAAGAACTACGAGGTTGTTAATCCATTCGTAAGCTCAAGCATTGACTCTTTGAAAAGATTAAAACCAGGATATGAAGCTCCTGTTTGTATAGTTACTTCTCTAGGACGATCTCCGATGGAGCCTTCCAGAAACAGAACGGTTCTCGTAGGACTTATCAGGGATATGAATAATCCGCTGGCAACGAGATTTGAGCTTAGAGCGCCAAACCCTAAGAGCAACACATATCTAGTGCTTGCGGCAAGCCACATGGCTATGATAGATGGAATAAAGCATGTGCTAGATGCAGAGAAGACTCCAGCAGAGCTTGAGAAGTCTATATCAAAGGCTTACGGCGATGAGGACTTCTACCTAGATACAGATAGAGAGTACCGAAGCGAGAAGGAAGTCTTTGAAGACTACACTGAAGAAGAAAGAGCAAAGCTCTTTGGACATGCGCCGGCTACGGTTTGGGAAAACATGCAGGCTTTTGACCACTACCCTGAGAAGCTAGAAATCTTCAAGGCTGGCGATGTGATGAAGCAGAAGGTCCTTGATTCCTATAGAGAGCAGGTAATCTCACAGTGGAAGACAGAGCTTCACGATAGAGTTATTCCACAGAACATGGCTTTGATTAGAAGCTGTGTAAAGCTTCACTCAGATGATGATTTTTCTGATTTTGATGTGAAGAACTGGATAGAAATAGACAAGCTTAGACATGAGCTAGGAAAAGACACCATTACCGAGAAATCCATTCTCACAAGAGCAAAGGACGCACTTGATGATGGAAACTACAGCGAGGCATCTGAGATGCAGAAGCTGATACAAAAAAAGGTAGCAACTTTGATAAGCCTATACACTAGGTACAAGAAGAATATTTTATAG
- a CDS encoding membrane protein: MSFILWGFFSLINFFTDWMWFDELGYVSVFLKKLTTQLKFGIPMFVVLSGLMYLYLTGLRRGYFKKIISHEATNQKRLGIITLLVSVLFSGWVTKYVVGGLWFEFLKFLKSTSFGKKDPLFGLDISFYVFKYEFLNGLNTMLLGIVVLFVIATIFYYAVLIIMHSPDALEEDEAEPIEDGRYSGAQAGEDAGAGAGYSSRPFVNPFGENTQAGKIFANIFDPNKRNARMQNVRNKADRRVSKSNMEQLLHIASGKLSILGIIFYVMLAFHFLLKQFDLLHKHTGVVYGAGYTDVNVTLWIYRVLIVLCVLGALTIALFIAKKMMKQIVLIPIIMLVVILIGSGAEILVQNVIVAPDEINKESKYLARNIEFTQYAYATDKVDVRDFAASNDLDASAIANNDETVGNIRINDYEPVEKFYNQTQSIRQYYKFNDTDVDRYYLNGEYAQTYLSVREIDEKKINDTWLNRHIKYTHGYGLAVSRVNKITASGQPDVVVKDIPPKSSAKEISIKRPEIYFGELSRDYIVINTNEDEFDYPDGQSNKYTRYKGSAGIKLTPLKRLMFAVREGSFKLLVSSNINSESRIIINRNIEERVKKIMPYLSYEDDPYGVAVDGKIYWMIDAYTTSSLYPYSEPYSKDEGNTNYIRNSIKVVVDAYNGDVKYYITDKNDPIAMTYKKMFPKLFKDIDEMPASLKSHVRYPHSLFKIQADVYGRYHMNDVKVFYQNEDLWEVSHEIYGTRERKTEPNYLVTRIPGEEKAEFVSMLPYSPKSKQNMTGILMTRNDGKNYGKLMLYRFPKNRTIYGPMQIEAQIDQNTKISQDFSLWSQAGSTYSRGSLFVVPINNSLLYIEPIYLEASNSAIPEVKRVIVAYEDKIAYEPTLEAALESLFGEGEISSNDPEPKSESEKQSVKDYIQKANGAYQEAQEALKSGDWKTYGEKMTELEKALKDLQDSSDNNASDSKKSK; encoded by the coding sequence GTGTCTTTTATACTATGGGGCTTCTTTTCGCTTATTAACTTCTTCACTGACTGGATGTGGTTTGATGAACTAGGATACGTGAGTGTATTTCTGAAGAAGCTGACCACTCAGCTGAAGTTTGGCATACCTATGTTTGTGGTGCTCAGTGGCCTTATGTACCTGTATTTGACAGGACTTCGTAGAGGCTATTTCAAGAAGATAATCTCACACGAAGCAACTAACCAAAAGAGGCTTGGCATAATTACTTTGCTGGTTTCTGTTCTTTTCTCAGGATGGGTTACCAAGTATGTTGTGGGCGGACTTTGGTTTGAATTTCTCAAGTTCCTTAAGAGCACAAGCTTCGGCAAGAAGGATCCGCTCTTTGGGCTTGATATATCGTTTTACGTTTTTAAGTACGAGTTCCTAAATGGGCTTAACACCATGCTTTTAGGGATAGTCGTATTATTTGTAATTGCAACGATTTTTTACTATGCAGTTTTGATAATAATGCACAGCCCAGATGCTTTAGAAGAAGATGAGGCTGAGCCTATAGAAGATGGAAGATATTCGGGTGCGCAAGCTGGTGAGGATGCTGGTGCTGGAGCAGGATATTCGAGTAGACCTTTCGTTAATCCGTTTGGAGAGAATACACAGGCAGGCAAGATATTTGCAAATATCTTTGATCCTAACAAGCGAAATGCGAGAATGCAGAATGTAAGAAACAAGGCTGACCGCAGGGTTTCTAAGTCAAATATGGAACAGCTTCTCCACATCGCATCGGGCAAGCTATCTATTCTTGGAATCATTTTCTACGTAATGCTAGCTTTCCACTTCCTGCTAAAGCAGTTTGATTTACTCCATAAGCACACAGGCGTTGTGTATGGAGCAGGTTACACAGATGTAAATGTTACTCTTTGGATTTATAGAGTTTTGATTGTGCTTTGTGTTCTAGGCGCACTTACGATAGCCTTATTCATTGCAAAGAAGATGATGAAGCAGATTGTTTTGATTCCGATAATCATGCTCGTTGTGATTTTGATTGGAAGCGGTGCTGAGATTCTAGTTCAGAATGTAATCGTTGCACCTGACGAAATAAACAAGGAATCAAAGTATCTAGCAAGAAATATCGAGTTTACTCAGTATGCATATGCGACTGATAAGGTCGATGTCAGAGACTTTGCTGCATCAAATGATCTTGATGCTAGTGCGATAGCAAACAACGACGAGACGGTCGGAAACATAAGAATTAACGACTACGAGCCTGTGGAGAAATTCTACAATCAGACTCAGAGCATCAGGCAGTACTATAAGTTTAATGATACTGACGTAGATAGATATTATCTGAACGGTGAGTATGCTCAGACCTATCTTTCAGTCAGAGAAATCGATGAGAAGAAGATAAACGATACCTGGCTCAACAGACATATCAAGTATACGCACGGATACGGTCTTGCAGTATCAAGGGTTAACAAGATTACTGCTAGTGGACAGCCAGATGTTGTAGTCAAGGACATACCACCTAAAAGCAGTGCCAAGGAAATTAGTATCAAAAGACCAGAAATCTATTTCGGAGAGCTTTCAAGAGACTATATTGTCATAAACACAAATGAGGATGAGTTCGATTATCCAGATGGTCAGTCCAATAAGTACACGAGATACAAGGGAAGTGCCGGAATCAAGCTGACGCCGCTGAAGAGGCTGATGTTTGCGGTGAGAGAAGGAAGCTTTAAGCTTCTGGTTTCCTCCAATATAAACAGTGAATCTAGAATCATCATCAACAGAAATATCGAGGAGAGGGTAAAGAAGATAATGCCTTATCTGAGCTATGAAGATGATCCGTATGGAGTAGCTGTTGATGGTAAAATTTACTGGATGATAGATGCTTACACGACAAGCTCGCTCTATCCATATTCAGAGCCTTATAGCAAGGATGAAGGAAATACAAATTATATCAGAAACTCAATCAAGGTCGTTGTTGATGCTTATAACGGCGATGTGAAATACTACATCACTGACAAGAACGATCCGATAGCAATGACATACAAGAAGATGTTCCCTAAGCTCTTCAAGGATATTGACGAAATGCCAGCATCTCTGAAGTCGCATGTCAGATATCCACATTCGCTCTTTAAGATTCAGGCAGATGTTTACGGCAGGTATCACATGAACGACGTCAAAGTATTCTATCAAAACGAGGACCTTTGGGAGGTTTCTCACGAAATCTACGGAACTCGCGAGAGAAAGACAGAGCCTAACTACCTAGTTACTAGAATTCCTGGTGAGGAAAAGGCCGAATTTGTGAGCATGCTTCCATATTCGCCAAAGTCTAAGCAGAATATGACCGGTATTTTGATGACGAGAAACGATGGCAAAAACTATGGAAAACTAATGCTTTACAGGTTCCCTAAGAATAGGACAATTTACGGACCTATGCAGATAGAGGCACAGATAGACCAGAACACTAAGATTTCTCAGGACTTTTCACTATGGAGTCAAGCTGGTTCAACATACAGCAGAGGAAGCCTGTTTGTGGTTCCAATCAATAACTCGCTGCTATACATAGAGCCTATATATCTTGAGGCATCCAATTCTGCTATTCCAGAGGTTAAGAGGGTAATCGTAGCCTACGAGGATAAGATCGCATATGAGCCTACTCTTGAAGCTGCGCTAGAAAGTCTATTTGGAGAAGGCGAAATCAGTAGTAATGATCCAGAACCTAAGAGCGAAAGCGAAAAGCAGAGCGTAAAGGACTATATCCAGAAGGCTAACGGCGCGTACCAAGAGGCTCAGGAAGCACTTAAGAGCGGCGACTGGAAGACTTACGGTGAGAAGATGACAGAGCTAGAGAAGGCGCTTAAGGACCTCCAGGATAGCTCAGATAATAATGCTAGCGATAGCAAGAAAAGCAAATAA
- a CDS encoding flavodoxin yields MKKSMVVYWSQTGNTEAMAKAIGEGLKSTCEDSCVKTVSEVSASDLKDLEGFALGCPAMGDEVLEETEFEPFIEEVEQFVGGKKIVIFGSYGWGDGQWMRDWKDRMEAAGAQIIGGEGLMINDAPDDAGLETCKELGANLGLA; encoded by the coding sequence ATGAAGAAGTCAATGGTAGTATACTGGTCACAGACTGGAAACACAGAAGCAATGGCAAAGGCTATAGGCGAAGGTCTAAAGAGCACATGTGAAGATTCATGTGTAAAGACTGTTTCAGAGGTATCAGCTAGCGATCTTAAGGATCTAGAAGGATTCGCGCTTGGATGCCCTGCTATGGGAGATGAAGTTCTTGAAGAGACTGAGTTTGAGCCATTCATCGAAGAAGTTGAGCAGTTCGTAGGTGGAAAGAAGATTGTTATCTTCGGTTCATACGGCTGGGGAGACGGCCAGTGGATGCGTGACTGGAAAGACAGAATGGAAGCTGCAGGAGCACAGATTATAGGTGGAGAAGGCCTAATGATCAACGATGCTCCAGACGATGCAGGTCTTGAGACATGCAAGGAATTAGGCGCAAATCTTGGACTCGCTTAA
- a CDS encoding membrane protein, translating to MKKKINMIVGSIGAFIGVFVFITYIPQIIANLNGVKGQPWQPLTAAFSCLIWVIYGWTKEPKKDYILIIPNAAGVVLGFLTFITAI from the coding sequence ATGAAGAAGAAAATCAACATGATAGTCGGATCAATAGGCGCATTTATAGGAGTATTTGTTTTCATAACCTATATACCTCAGATTATAGCAAATCTAAATGGTGTTAAAGGCCAGCCATGGCAACCATTAACCGCCGCCTTTTCTTGCCTCATTTGGGTAATATACGGCTGGACCAAGGAGCCTAAGAAGGATTACATTCTAATAATCCCTAACGCTGCAGGTGTGGTTTTAGGATTTTTAACATTTATTACTGCAATATAA
- a CDS encoding DNA-binding protein, which produces MKSNESTENYLEAILILSKEHPVVRSVDIADYLDFKKSSVSVAMKKLRENNDIEVSDEGYITLTESGFATARMIYERHVLISNWLISIGVDEKVAREDACRVEHALSKESFEIIKEHAKNEHPDIYEASKFEVDSPKK; this is translated from the coding sequence ATGAAATCTAACGAATCAACTGAGAATTATCTCGAGGCCATATTGATTCTCAGCAAGGAACATCCTGTAGTTCGTTCTGTTGATATTGCAGATTACCTTGATTTTAAGAAGTCCAGCGTTAGCGTAGCGATGAAGAAGCTTCGCGAGAACAACGACATCGAGGTTTCCGATGAGGGATATATAACTTTGACAGAGTCAGGCTTTGCTACGGCAAGAATGATATACGAAAGACACGTGCTAATTTCAAATTGGCTAATTTCAATCGGCGTCGACGAGAAGGTTGCTAGAGAGGATGCTTGCAGAGTTGAGCACGCCCTCAGCAAGGAGAGCTTTGAGATTATCAAGGAGCATGCTAAGAATGAACATCCTGACATCTACGAGGCATCTAAGTTCGAGGTAGACAGCCCTAAGAAATAA
- a CDS encoding glutathione peroxidase, whose product MGFYDYSVLNRAGEEVSMKNFEGKVVLVVNTATGCGFTPHYEPLQKMYDKYADKGLVILDIPCNQFWDQAPESDDDIHKFCTLNYNTKFDQMKKSDVNGENELALYTYLKSQKGFEGFGEGELAEKMDEILESIDADYKNNANIKWNFTKFVVDRKGEVVARFEPTASLEDVEKCVASLL is encoded by the coding sequence ATGGGATTTTACGATTATTCAGTTCTAAATAGAGCTGGTGAAGAAGTTTCAATGAAGAATTTTGAGGGTAAAGTAGTTCTGGTAGTTAATACAGCTACAGGATGTGGATTCACACCACATTATGAGCCGCTTCAGAAGATGTATGATAAGTACGCTGACAAAGGACTTGTAATTTTAGACATTCCTTGCAATCAGTTCTGGGATCAGGCTCCAGAGAGCGATGATGACATCCACAAGTTCTGCACACTTAACTACAACACAAAGTTTGATCAGATGAAGAAGTCAGATGTAAATGGCGAGAATGAACTAGCGCTTTACACATATCTAAAGAGCCAGAAGGGCTTTGAGGGATTTGGCGAGGGCGAGCTTGCTGAGAAGATGGATGAAATCCTAGAGAGTATCGACGCTGATTACAAGAACAACGCTAACATCAAGTGGAACTTCACTAAGTTCGTTGTTGATAGAAAGGGTGAGGTTGTAGCGAGATTTGAGCCTACAGCAAGCCTAGAAGATGTAGAAAAGTGCGTAGCATCACTTCTATAA
- a CDS encoding DNA repair protein RadA gives MAKKAKSVYVCQECGYETPRWLGQCICGAWNSFVEEKVVDVKEDDARRRSGITSADGSKSKASKLNVIGSAEYRRIDTGIGELNRVLGGGIVKGSLTLISGEPGIGKSTIIIQAANHIAKTVGRVLYVSGEESEEQIKMRADRVCGEIDDNLFILAETNMENIMAVCETLKPEFVIIDSIQTMYTVDIDSAPGSVSQVRSCGNLLMKIGKSWSIPVFIVAHVTKNGELAGPKIVEHLVDCVLHFMGERNHELRIMRAFKNRFGTTSEIGAFSMEEAGLKEIHDISASFLDSKGIKPEGSVVSAIYEGSRPVFMEIQALTVASNVGFARRTSIGIDNQRLAMLLAVLDRKAGINTISQDVYVNVVGGLKPDSTSVDLGVALAVYSSVKNIRCRYRLIAFGEIGLTGELRSVSNADKIITEASRMGYEKVIMPRKNAAKLGDKFSNCKIIGVNNIYEAIEAFKEE, from the coding sequence ATGGCTAAGAAAGCAAAATCGGTATACGTTTGTCAAGAATGCGGATATGAGACGCCTAGATGGCTTGGACAGTGTATTTGTGGTGCATGGAATTCCTTTGTAGAAGAGAAGGTTGTAGATGTCAAGGAAGACGATGCGAGAAGGCGAAGTGGAATAACAAGTGCAGATGGGAGTAAGAGCAAGGCGTCCAAGCTCAATGTAATAGGAAGTGCCGAATACAGGAGAATAGATACTGGTATAGGTGAGCTAAATAGAGTTTTGGGTGGTGGAATAGTCAAGGGATCGTTGACTTTGATTTCAGGGGAACCTGGTATAGGTAAGTCAACCATCATAATTCAGGCTGCAAATCACATAGCTAAGACTGTGGGAAGAGTTCTTTATGTTTCTGGAGAGGAATCTGAGGAACAGATTAAGATGCGTGCAGATAGAGTCTGTGGTGAGATTGATGACAATCTATTTATCTTAGCTGAGACCAACATGGAGAACATAATGGCTGTGTGCGAGACTCTTAAGCCGGAATTTGTCATAATCGATTCCATTCAGACCATGTATACGGTAGATATAGATTCGGCCCCAGGCAGTGTATCTCAGGTGAGAAGCTGTGGCAATCTTTTAATGAAGATAGGAAAGAGCTGGAGCATACCTGTGTTTATAGTTGCACATGTAACTAAGAACGGAGAGCTTGCAGGACCTAAGATAGTAGAGCATCTCGTTGACTGCGTTCTTCACTTTATGGGTGAGAGGAACCATGAACTTCGTATCATGAGAGCTTTTAAGAATAGATTTGGTACGACAAGTGAGATTGGTGCATTCAGCATGGAGGAGGCAGGACTTAAGGAGATACATGATATTTCGGCTAGCTTCCTTGACAGCAAGGGCATTAAGCCTGAGGGCTCGGTAGTTTCTGCCATATATGAGGGCAGCAGGCCAGTGTTCATGGAGATTCAGGCGCTTACTGTTGCGTCCAATGTCGGCTTTGCAAGAAGAACCTCTATAGGTATAGATAACCAGAGGCTTGCTATGCTACTTGCCGTTCTTGATCGTAAGGCAGGGATAAACACAATTAGCCAGGATGTCTATGTTAATGTAGTTGGTGGTCTTAAGCCTGATAGCACATCAGTAGATCTAGGAGTTGCACTAGCTGTCTATTCTTCAGTTAAGAATATTAGATGCAGATACAGACTCATCGCCTTTGGAGAAATCGGACTTACGGGCGAACTCAGGTCTGTTTCTAACGCAGACAAGATTATAACAGAGGCTTCTCGTATGGGATATGAGAAGGTGATAATGCCTAGAAAGAATGCAGCAAAGCTAGGTGATAAGTTCAGCAATTGCAAAATTATAGGTGTTAATAATATCTATGAGGCAATAGAAGCTTTCAAAGAGGAATAG